In Malus sylvestris chromosome 15, drMalSylv7.2, whole genome shotgun sequence, a single genomic region encodes these proteins:
- the LOC126603233 gene encoding WD repeat-containing protein DWA2-like isoform X1 translates to MQGGSSGIGYGLKYQARCISDVKADTDHTSFITGTLSLKEENEVHLIRLSSDGTELVCEGLFSHPNEIWDLASCPFDQRIFSTVYSTGESYGAAIWQIPELYGELNSPQLERITSLDSQVGKIKCILWWPSGRHDKVISIDEENLSLWSLDLSKKAARVQSQESAGVMHYLSGGAWDPHDMNAVAATCESSIQFWDLRTMKKTNSIEHAHVRNVDYNPKKKHVLITAEDESGIRIWDLRKPKVPIQELPGHTHWTWAVLYNPEYDGLILSSGTDSAVNLWFASPPSDDESGRLVDSSTRRIDPLLNSYSDYEDSIYGLAWSSREPWIFASLSYDGRVVVESVKPFLSKK, encoded by the exons ATGCAAGGAGGATCGTCGGGCATCGGATATGGTCTGAAATACCAG GCTAGATGTATATCAGATGTTAAAGCTGACACAGATCATACTAGCTTCATCACTGGCACTCTCAGTCTCAAAGAAGAAAACGAG GTGCATTTGATTCGGCTCTCTTCCGATGGAACCGAACTCGTGTGCGAGGGTTTGTTTTCTCACCCCAACGAGATCTGGGATCTTGCTTCCTGTCCCTTCGACCAACGCATCTTCTCTACTGTTTACTCCACTG GTGAGTCATACGGAGCAGCAATATGGCAGATCCCTGAGCTATACGGTGAATTGAATTCCCCTCAGTTGGAAAGAATTACCTCCCTTGACTCACAAGTTGGCAAGATCAAATG CATTCTTTGGTGGCCATCGGGAAGGCATGATAAGGTGATCAGCATTGATGAAGAAAATCTGTCCTTGTGGAGCTTAGATTTATCCAAAAAAGCTGCtcgg GTACAATCACAGGAGTCAGCTGGTGTGATGCACTACTTGTCTGGTGGTGCATGGGATCCGCATGATATGAATGCTGTTGCAGCGACTTGTGAATCATCCATCCAATTTTGGGATTTACGAACAATGAA GAAGACAAATTCTATCGAGCATGCTCATGTTCGCAATGTTGATTATAATCCCAAGAAGAAACATGTCCTT ATAACTGCAGAAGATGAATCTGGTATACGCATATGGGATCTTAGGAAGCCAAAGGTGCCTATCCAGGAGCTTCCAGGACACACACACTG GACATGGGCTGTCCTGTATAACCCTGAGTACGATGGGCTGATTTTG AGTTCTGGCACAGACTCAGCTGTCAACCTGTGGTTTGCTTCTCCACCTAGCGATGATGAGTCTGGGCG CCTGGTTGACTCATCTACAAGGCGGATTGATCCATTGCTCAATTCTTACAGTGATTATGAAGACAGTATTTATG GCCTTGCTTGGAGCTCTCGTGAACCTTGGATCTTCGCATCATTATCCTATGATGGAAGG GTAGTTGTAGAATCAGTGAAGCCATTTCTCTCCAAGAAATAA
- the LOC126603233 gene encoding WD repeat-containing protein DWA2-like isoform X2 yields MQGGSSGIGYGLKYQARCISDVKADTDHTSFITGTLSLKEENEVHLIRLSSDGTELVCEGLFSHPNEIWDLASCPFDQRIFSTVYSTGESYGAAIWQIPELYGELNSPQLERITSLDSQVGKIKCILWWPSGRHDKVISIDEENLSLWSLDLSKKAARVQSQESAGVMHYLSGGAWDPHDMNAVAATCESSIQFWDLRTMKKTNSIEHAHVRNVDYNPKKKHVLITAEDESGIRIWDLRKPKVPIQELPGHTHWTWAVLYNPEYDGLILSSGTDSAVNLWFASPPSDDESGRLVDSSTRRIDPLLNSYSDYEDSIYGLAWSSREPWIFASLSYDGRFHMPL; encoded by the exons ATGCAAGGAGGATCGTCGGGCATCGGATATGGTCTGAAATACCAG GCTAGATGTATATCAGATGTTAAAGCTGACACAGATCATACTAGCTTCATCACTGGCACTCTCAGTCTCAAAGAAGAAAACGAG GTGCATTTGATTCGGCTCTCTTCCGATGGAACCGAACTCGTGTGCGAGGGTTTGTTTTCTCACCCCAACGAGATCTGGGATCTTGCTTCCTGTCCCTTCGACCAACGCATCTTCTCTACTGTTTACTCCACTG GTGAGTCATACGGAGCAGCAATATGGCAGATCCCTGAGCTATACGGTGAATTGAATTCCCCTCAGTTGGAAAGAATTACCTCCCTTGACTCACAAGTTGGCAAGATCAAATG CATTCTTTGGTGGCCATCGGGAAGGCATGATAAGGTGATCAGCATTGATGAAGAAAATCTGTCCTTGTGGAGCTTAGATTTATCCAAAAAAGCTGCtcgg GTACAATCACAGGAGTCAGCTGGTGTGATGCACTACTTGTCTGGTGGTGCATGGGATCCGCATGATATGAATGCTGTTGCAGCGACTTGTGAATCATCCATCCAATTTTGGGATTTACGAACAATGAA GAAGACAAATTCTATCGAGCATGCTCATGTTCGCAATGTTGATTATAATCCCAAGAAGAAACATGTCCTT ATAACTGCAGAAGATGAATCTGGTATACGCATATGGGATCTTAGGAAGCCAAAGGTGCCTATCCAGGAGCTTCCAGGACACACACACTG GACATGGGCTGTCCTGTATAACCCTGAGTACGATGGGCTGATTTTG AGTTCTGGCACAGACTCAGCTGTCAACCTGTGGTTTGCTTCTCCACCTAGCGATGATGAGTCTGGGCG CCTGGTTGACTCATCTACAAGGCGGATTGATCCATTGCTCAATTCTTACAGTGATTATGAAGACAGTATTTATG GCCTTGCTTGGAGCTCTCGTGAACCTTGGATCTTCGCATCATTATCCTATGATGGAAGG TTTCATATGCCTTTGTAA